AATTATCGCCAATGTGCCAGGTTACCCAATCTCAGCCAAGGCCCTGAAAGGGGACGTGCTTTTGAGGGAAGCCAAGTCGGCGGTCAAGAAAGCCAAGAGGTTAAAGAGAAAAGCGGGCAAAGGGGAAAAAGAAAAGAAAGCATACGAAAAGGCCCAGGCCTTAGCAGATAAACTGGCCGCTGAAACCAAGAACGTCAAAAGCGTGGACGTCTTCCCGGTTGGCACCGGGGCCTACATCCTGGAAGAAGCCAGCCCAGGCAATTTCTTGAAAGTAAAAAGAAATCCCAACTGGTGGTTTGGCAAGAGTATCGGAAAACCGGAGATGCCTTACTATGACGGCCAGATAACTTATGTCATACCTGACCCGTCCGTTCAACTGGCCAACCTGCGGGCTGGCAAGGTCGAAAGCATGGTGGTCAGCAAGGCCCAGTATGAGTCAGTCAAAAACGATCCCAATATCAACGTCTATGTCTATCCCCACAACGCCGTATTCGGCCTGATGTTCAACCATCAGAGCAAGCCGATCAAGGACATCCGGGTGCGCAAGGCGATCTCCCACGCCATTGACCGCAAGGCCTTGATCCAGGGGACCCAGTTTGGCATGGCCCGGATCGCGAGTTGTATGTACCCTGGCGACCACTGGACTCACAATCCGAATCTGAAACCCGTGCCTTACGATCCCGAGCTGTCGCAAAAGCTCCTGGCCGAAGCCGGCTACGCAAAGGGCCTGAAGCTAAGGGGGACCACTGGTAATGAACCCATTTCAATAAACATAGCCGAGGCCATCAAGGCCATGCTGGCCAAGGTGGGTCTAGACTGGAAGGTGGATTTTCTGGACGCCCCTGCTTGGACAGACAGGCTTAGAAACCTCGAGTATGATGTGACGGTGCTTTACTGGAACTGGATCTACGACCCGGACCTGATGGCTTCCGCCTATTACCATCCTAAGGGCGGTTGGAATTTCGGGAAAAGCAACAATGAGAAAGCCATCGCCCTCATCGAGGCCGGGCGGGCGGAAACTGACGACCGGAAAAGACAAAAGATCTACTTTGAACTCGAAAAGGTGCTTTACGACAGCTACGAAGATGTCTGGATCTGGTGGGACACGGCGATCGTAGCCTACAGGAAGGTTGTTCAGGGATACAATCACAACATGATGCTTCAAGGCAGAGATGGATATTCCTTGTCACACCGTACCTGGTTCAAAGAAGGTCATCCCTAGTCCAGGAACAGGCTAACTTAAGGAAACATAGTCTAGAAAACATAGTCTAAACAACTTACCGACGGCCTGGTGTCAAAGGGCATCAGGCCGTTCGTATTTCAAGGTCGGGCGCCTTATCGCAGGAAATCTCTGGCAATGATGAGGCGTTGAATTTCGCTCGTTCCCTCGTAAATGCTCGTGACACGGACATCCCGATAGTAGCGTTCTATGGGGAAGTCCTGGGTATAGCCGTATCCGCCCAGAATCTGCATGGCGTCGTAACAGGCCTTATTGGCCGCTTCCGTGGCAAAGAGCTTGGCCATGGAGGCTTCCTTACCAAAATACCTCTTTTGGTCCTTAATAAACGCGGCCTGAAGGAGCAGAAGCCTGGCCGCTTCCAGGCGGGTGTAGTTGTCCGCGATCATCCACTGGATGGCCTGGTGCGAGGCAATAGGCACGTCAAACTGCACCCGCTCCTTGGCGTAGTTGGTGGCAAAGTCCATGGCCGCCAGTCCGATGCCCAGAGCCTTGGAACCGACGCCGATCCGGCCGCCGGCAAGCTCTGACACGGCGATGCGGAACCCATCGTCCAGCTTGCCCAGCAGGTTTTCCCTAGGAACCTTACAATCTTCAAAATGAAGCTCATTAGTGGACACGCCGTGCTGGCCCATCTTCTTTTCATCCTTACCGATCTCAAAACCGGAAAAGTCAGGTTCCACAAGGAAGGCGCTGATACCCTTTCTTTTGGGCGCCTCCTTGTCAGTGACCGCCCAGACGACGAAAACCCCGGCGTATTCGGCACTGGTGATAAACATCTTATGTCCATTCAGCACCCAGTGATCACCGTTTAATGCGGCGGTGGTTTTAATAGCAGCCGGGTCCGATCCAGCCGTGGTTTCGGTCAGGGCGAAGCTGCCCGCGGGATATTTCCCGTTCACAAGCGGCGGGATGTATTTTTGCTTCTGTTCCTCAGTCCCGACCGACTGGATGACCTCAGCCACCATGTTTGTGACGGCCGTCGTGCCGGTGGTCGCAGAGCAGGCCCGGCCCAATTCGGTCATGGCCAGCGAGAAGGCCACCGCGCCTGCGGCTATACCTCCATACTCGGGCTCGACACAAAAGCCCATGAAACCCAGATCAGCCAGTTTTTTTAAATTCCTTTTGAGAATATCCCGGTTCTTGGTGCGGTCCAGTTCAGCCGCCACGGGTTCCAGTTCTCGTTTGGCAAACTTTAAAGCCGTTTCTTGAATAGATTTTTGTTCTGCTGTCAGTTCAAAATCCATGGACTTGCTCCTTGTAACGCCTTAAGCTCGTTTTATCACCATGGACACCGCCTCTCCGCCCCCGAGGCACAGAGAAGCCAGCCCGACTTTGTTATCCCGACGAATCATCTCAAAAATCAGTGTCACCAGGACCCGGCAGCCGCTCGCGCCGATAGGATGGCCCAAGGCCACGGCTCCACCGTTAACATTCACTTTAGCGGGGTCCAGCTGTAGCTCTTTTAAGACCGCTACCGTGGACCCGCTGAAGGCCTCGTTGATCTCATAAAGATCAATATCTTCCAGACCCAGGCCTTCTTTCTTGAGACATTTTGGTACGGCCAGGATGGGTGCCACCAGGACGTACTTCATGTCGATACCCGCAGATGCCTGAGCTTCAATGGAAGCCATAATCTGACACCCCAGGCTTTCCGCTTTTTCACGGGCCATGACCACAACCGCCGCCGCTCCGTCGGATATGACCGATGCATTTCCAGGAGTCGTCAGGCCGCCTTCTTTAAAAGCCGGTTTCATCTTGGAAAGGACTTCCAGGGACGTTTCGCGAGGACACTCGTCCTGGCTGAAAAGGGTCGGGCTGCCTTTTTTCTGCGGCACCGGAACCGGAATGATTTCATCTTTAAATCTTCCAGCTTCAATGGCCGCCAGGCTTCGCCGGTAGGACTCCACAGCATACCGATCCTGATCTTCACGGCTGACACGGTATTTTTCCGAAACAAGCTCGTTGGACATGCCCATGTGAAAATCGTTTACAATGTCCCAGAGGCCGTCATGCACCATGTGGTCGCACAGAGCGCCGTCTCCCATGCGGTAACCGAATCGAGCTTTCTCCAGGTAAAAGGGCGCCAGACTCATGTTTTCCATACCACCGGCCACGACGACATCCGCGTCTCCAACCTGGATCGCCTGAGCGGAGAGCATCACGGTCTTAAGACTGGAGCCACAGACCTTATTCACGGTCAAACACTCCGCTTCCCAAGGCATCTGAGCCAGGACCGCCGCCTGTTTGGCCGGGTTCTGTCCATAACCGCAAGGCAGGACGAGACCCATGTTCACTTCATCCACCTCCGGTTTTTCGATCCCAGCCCGCCGGATGGCCTCTTCGATGACAATGGCGCCAAGCTTTGTAGCGCCTATGCTTCCCAGTGAGCCATTGAAACTGCCCAACGGCGTCCGAACCGCACTCACAATAACCGCTTCCCTCATGGCTAGCACCTCAAGTAAACGTCAATGGATTTTTGAAAACGTCGGGGGCCCTCAGACTTCCCCGAATGGTTCTTATAAATTTGCCTGCCATTTCCATTAACTCTTTCTAAGAGTCGTTTGATCTTCACGCCGATATCCCGGTGCGATCATTTGACACCCAAGCGCTTTTTCCCTATACTCGTTTCCACTTAAAAAGGATTTCTTAACGCTTCATTCCAGCTGCGATAAGTTGTCCGAATAATAATAAGACACGCGATTGTTGTCAACCTGCCTTTCATAACTTTGATACCGGAAGCCGATGAATCTGGAGGGAATTCATGAGCAAAAAACAAACCCAGTGCAGTTACTGTGCCCGCAAGCGATGCTTTATAGGTGATCTCAGTCAGGCCCCGGACTTCTGCCCTTCCCTGATACAGGCTGAAGTAATCGAACAGGCCAAGACCACGCTTAAAGAACCTGAAAACAAACAAATGGCCCAGGATGTGGCCAGGACGTGGAAGGATTACGGTAGGCTCACCCGGATTGAGGAGACGATCCTCTATGCGAAACTTCGCGGATACAAGAAACTGGGCCTGGCTTTTTGCGTGGGCCTGGCAGAGGAGGCCGAGCTTCTCAGCAACCTGCTGCTCAACGAGGGCTTCGATGTGGTCTCGGTCTCCTGCATGTGCGGCGCGCTCAGCTCGGATGATATAGACCTGCCCGAAGAAGACAAGATCCTCTCCGGCGCCCGGCAGCCTATGTGCAATCCTGTCGGCCAGGCCGCAGTGCTGGACGCTCAAGAATGTGAACTCAATATCCTGCTGGGACTATGTGTCGGTGATGATACTCTGTTCATCAAACACTCCAAGGCCCCGATCACGGTGCTGGCGGTCAAAGATCGGGTCCTGGCCCACAACCCCCTGGGGGCGCTCTATACGGCGCGACGGTTCTATACCAGAATAAACACCAGGAAGCCCAAGAAAGCAGTTGAGTAAAGGCCGCCCGCATCAGTGTTAATTCGCTGCCTTTGGTTGACAAGCCCCTGTAGGCTCAATCGCCGCGCTTAGCCCCCATGCCTG
This genomic interval from Deltaproteobacteria bacterium contains the following:
- a CDS encoding ABC transporter substrate-binding protein, encoding IIANVPGYPISAKALKGDVLLREAKSAVKKAKRLKRKAGKGEKEKKAYEKAQALADKLAAETKNVKSVDVFPVGTGAYILEEASPGNFLKVKRNPNWWFGKSIGKPEMPYYDGQITYVIPDPSVQLANLRAGKVESMVVSKAQYESVKNDPNINVYVYPHNAVFGLMFNHQSKPIKDIRVRKAISHAIDRKALIQGTQFGMARIASCMYPGDHWTHNPNLKPVPYDPELSQKLLAEAGYAKGLKLRGTTGNEPISINIAEAIKAMLAKVGLDWKVDFLDAPAWTDRLRNLEYDVTVLYWNWIYDPDLMASAYYHPKGGWNFGKSNNEKAIALIEAGRAETDDRKRQKIYFELEKVLYDSYEDVWIWWDTAIVAYRKVVQGYNHNMMLQGRDGYSLSHRTWFKEGHP
- a CDS encoding acyl-CoA dehydrogenase family protein, which encodes MDFELTAEQKSIQETALKFAKRELEPVAAELDRTKNRDILKRNLKKLADLGFMGFCVEPEYGGIAAGAVAFSLAMTELGRACSATTGTTAVTNMVAEVIQSVGTEEQKQKYIPPLVNGKYPAGSFALTETTAGSDPAAIKTTAALNGDHWVLNGHKMFITSAEYAGVFVVWAVTDKEAPKRKGISAFLVEPDFSGFEIGKDEKKMGQHGVSTNELHFEDCKVPRENLLGKLDDGFRIAVSELAGGRIGVGSKALGIGLAAMDFATNYAKERVQFDVPIASHQAIQWMIADNYTRLEAARLLLLQAAFIKDQKRYFGKEASMAKLFATEAANKACYDAMQILGGYGYTQDFPIERYYRDVRVTSIYEGTSEIQRLIIARDFLR
- a CDS encoding acetyl-CoA C-acetyltransferase — translated: MREAVIVSAVRTPLGSFNGSLGSIGATKLGAIVIEEAIRRAGIEKPEVDEVNMGLVLPCGYGQNPAKQAAVLAQMPWEAECLTVNKVCGSSLKTVMLSAQAIQVGDADVVVAGGMENMSLAPFYLEKARFGYRMGDGALCDHMVHDGLWDIVNDFHMGMSNELVSEKYRVSREDQDRYAVESYRRSLAAIEAGRFKDEIIPVPVPQKKGSPTLFSQDECPRETSLEVLSKMKPAFKEGGLTTPGNASVISDGAAAVVVMAREKAESLGCQIMASIEAQASAGIDMKYVLVAPILAVPKCLKKEGLGLEDIDLYEINEAFSGSTVAVLKELQLDPAKVNVNGGAVALGHPIGASGCRVLVTLIFEMIRRDNKVGLASLCLGGGEAVSMVIKRA
- a CDS encoding DUF1847 domain-containing protein; this translates as MSKKQTQCSYCARKRCFIGDLSQAPDFCPSLIQAEVIEQAKTTLKEPENKQMAQDVARTWKDYGRLTRIEETILYAKLRGYKKLGLAFCVGLAEEAELLSNLLLNEGFDVVSVSCMCGALSSDDIDLPEEDKILSGARQPMCNPVGQAAVLDAQECELNILLGLCVGDDTLFIKHSKAPITVLAVKDRVLAHNPLGALYTARRFYTRINTRKPKKAVE